CCTCCCTCCCATTCGCCTCACACTTCCGACGATCCGCCATTCGACAGAGTCCACAGCTGGGCTCACTGGGCTGATCACCGCGCCGTCCAGCTTGAGTGCGACCGACGCCTTCCTACCGCACACAAAGAGCAGAGAGCATCGTTGTGCGAGGGCTGAACGATTGCGACCGACGACATGTTGCTCCCGAGCAGTCGATAACAGCATGTCCGCACCACATCCACCCCCCACCGGCAGTCTGACCACAGCCACACTTGGCGGCATTGGCACGTCGATCTGACATTGTCACCAACAGAAAGTCCTCGGACTCTGCAGACGCACTTTCACTTGCGGCTCACTTCCGAGTGGCAGTCGCGACGGCGACAGCTCACTCAGAGCGGCGTTGATACGTTGATCGTGTCTTTGCCTCTTGCACACCATCCATCCTCACCAACGACATCGAACATCACAACCATCGAACCCCCACGCCGGACAAGGTGCTGCCATGTCCACCACCTTGGAGCGACCGCCCACCAGCAACTCGCGATTCGAGGAGGGACACCCTCAGCACACATGGTATCACGATGCCTTCGCACCCATCATCGAAGTCTGGCTGTGGCTCAAGTCTATCGTTCCGACGAGACTCAAGCTTAAGTGGCCAAAGTTCAACTTCATCGCCGTTCACTATGGCTACATGATCGGTATGACAGCCTTCTTCTCCATCCTGCTCTTCGGAAACCACCCGAAAGGCATTGGCATGCAGTACATCGACGCTCTATTCTTCGCCGCTGGTGCAGCCACCCAGTCTGGATTGAACACTATCGATGTCAACAATCTCAGCACATACAATCAAGTCGTCATCATGTTGGGATGCTGCTTATGCACTCCGGTATTCATAAACACCATCGTCGTGCTGGTGCGACTTTACTGGTTCGAGAAGAGATTTGAGCATATTGTCAAGGAAGCACGAGCAGTGAAGAAGTCGGGCACAATCAGTCGAACCAAAAGTCAGATGCGAGGCGACAAAGAGAAGGATCCGGGAGCATTGGAGGTGGGATCCGTCAGACAAAAGCCCATCGAGGTTCTGAAGAATACCTTGCAGTTCAGCGCAGACACATCGAAGGATCCCAAAAAGCAAGAAGAAGCTAGGAGGTTTAGGGAGAAGATGGGTCTGCAGGCATCAGATGGCAGTACAGATGCAACACCGCAGGAAAGTCAGAGTGGCAGCAGTAGTAGTAATACTGGTGAGCCAAGCGACTCGAACGAAACGATTGGCGTGCCCGAGATATCGGTCAGGAAGGCGTCAAGAGGCATGTCCATCGAGATGCCTCCTGCACCGATAGACTTCGAGCGCCCACAGACACCTCGAACACCGCAGTCGCCCTTCATGGGTCTCAATCCTCGCCTGAACCGTGATCGCGAGATCACATTCGCAGATGAAGTGAATACCGGCCGACAGTCTCCAGAGCTGGCGCGGATACCGGAGCATCGCGACATCTCGAGACATATTGAGTTCCTGGAACGACAGAATCAGAAACGAAATGAAGCCGGTGCACTGCGCATCCCCGGACCACGAGAGCGAGATGCTGGCGAAGATGTCAAACAGCTGGAAGAAGACCGAGAGTTACGTCGGTTGCGAACGAACTTGTCTAACGCGGAAAGTGCACGAAGCCGTAGTGTCGATGCTCACAGCGAGATCTCACACGACGATCGGCCTGTGAGACGTGGTATCACTATTGATGAGCCCGAACATCCCGCCCATCGTGACCGGAACGACGACGACGCAACTTTCACCAAGGACGATCCGAGAGCCGGTGGCCTGTCTAAGCGTAGGAGCAATCGCGGATTCAACCTCAGCGATGCACCTCGCACACTCTCGAGAAGCCTCACACAATTCACCAACGGCCGGAAGGACGAAGACCCTATGCCATATTTAAGCTGGAGTGCAACGACCGGCCGCAACAGCGCTTTCTTGGGTCTGACCCAGGAACAGCGAGAAGAACTTGGCGGCATTGAGTATCGATCCTTGAAGACTCTTGCCATGATTCTGGTCTGTTATTACGTCGGCTTTCACACTCTCGGCATGTTGGTCTTCCTGCCGTGGATGGCCGCTGGACACTATGCCGACGTAGTCACAGCAGCAGATCAAAACCCCCTCTGGTGGGGCATTTTTACGCCAGCGTCAATGTTCAACGATTTGGGCTTCACACTCACCCCGGACTCTATGGTCTCCTTCCAGACGTCGGTCTTGACGCTACTGTTCGGCTCCTTCCTCATCATCATTGGCAACACTGGCTTTCCATGCATGCTACGTTTCATCATCTGGTTCCTGGCCAAGTTCGTTGCGAGTCACGGGAGTCCATGGTGGGAAGAGCTTCGGTTCCTCCTCGACCACCCACGCCGATGCTTCACGCTGCTGTTTCCGTCTAAGGCTACTTGGTGGCTCTTTTGGGTGCTCGTTGGGCTCAACGTTATCGATCTGATCTTCTTCGTCATCCTCGACTTGGACGAAGCCGCGGTCACATCGTTGCCTGTCGGGCTGCGAATACTGAACGGCTGGTTCCAGGCCGTGTCCACCAGGACTGCCGGTTTCGCGTCGGTCTCACTGGCCGACTTACATGCCGCGATTCAAGTCAGCTATCTGATCATGATGTACATCTCCGTATTTCCTATCGCCATATCAGTGCGTAGGACGAACGTTTACGAAGAGAAGTCACTCGGCATTTTCGGCGGCGAAGAAGATGCTGGTGACGGAGATCAAAGCTACGTCAGCCAGCATTTGCGTAGGCAGCTATCCTTCGACTTGTGGTACATCTTCTTGGGACTATTCATCATTGCTATCGTGGAAGGTGATCGCATTGCTAATACCAATCAGCCGGCATTCACGACGTTCAGTGTGTTGTTCGAGATTGTGTCTGCATACGGAACTGTCGGGCTTTCACTCGGCTATCCCGACTATACCCCTTCATTCTCGGGACAATTCAAGACCCTCAGTAAGCTCATCATCGTCGCGATGATGATCAGAGGTCGCCATCGTGGTTTACCATATGCGCTCGACCGCGCCATCTTGCTCCCGAGCGAAAAGCTCCAGCAGAAAGAAGCTGCCGAAGCCGAGAGACAGATGTTGCGCCGCCCCAGTACTTTTGCCGAAGGACATCACGCCTTTACCAGAAGCAAAACGTGGGAAGACGGCGAGCTGGACAAGTGGGGCCTTCCTGCACAACACGCTGCAGCCGACCAGGCCATGACGGCGGATTCCGGCAGTGACCCGGAACACGCCGGTCTACGCCAGACCAACACCGGCCGCACAAACACAAGCCAGCAGGGCGGCAAACCACATCAGAGAGTGAGAAGTCTTAGCAAGGCTATCCTCAGCGGCTTGAACCCGGCACCGACTTTCAACAGCAAGTGGGACTAGGTATCCTGGCTGCATGATTGCGAGGAGGAGAGCCGCGACGACCTGCTAAAGGCTACGTCGAGCGGCGAGAGTAGCGCACAGCCGAAGACAGGCGATGGTGCGGATGATTGTTTTGGAGCGTTCGAGCGGGACAAGACTATTTGACATGGTCGGGACATTGTTTTATTGGAGTTGGTGGGTCGTGGGTTGGAATCGAATAGAAATGGGAATGGGAAATGACACCAGACAGGGACGGCATTGCGATGTTGGATATAGATGGAGGTCTTGGGAGAAATCTGGAATGGGATACATTCATTCTTTTGGTCGCCTTCTTCGGCTTCGTTTGATGCACTGGCGTGATTAGATCATACGCCAAGGGGCCGGTCGAGCCTTACTTATGTGGCGGGCTTGTAGGAAGCCGCATCTCTTTGCATTCGCACGACGAGTCCTAGAGACACTCGATCGGCACGAAACAAGCTGAGCGAATTCTTCGTGGTCTGATCTACCACTCTGCTTATACAAGGATACGCATACATCCTCTACATTGTGCAAAGTTCCGGTGCGAAAAGAACGGGTGTTCCGAAGGCAAACCCGGAAAGAGCAAAAGCTGCGCTCGAGAAGCGTGCGGGTGTTCTGCTTGAGAAGTTTCGAAAGAGGTGGAAGACACTGTCGTTGCGGAGTACGGATGTGTACGAGTTTGCGAATTCCGTGTTCTGGGTTGGGGAGGATAAGATGTAGAGAGAGGCGGGGCATGAAAGGGGTGAAGCTTGTATCACGGTGATTACATCCAGCTCTGTCAGTGAGAAGGCTGGTAAGGGAGCTAGGCGTGACACGAGATTCGTGGCGTTTATGCGAGTTATCCACTTCTGCTGGAGGACACGCCAAGACGGCAGGGCACAGAAAGCGCCTCCGCCATAAGCACTTCGACGGAGTTCAGTAACGTGTGCCGGTAGGTTCACGCAACGACCGAACGAACTTCGCGATCAGCCAATGGAGCAGCCGAGCAATAGCACTGCCGGGGTCAAAATGTTGCTCAGAAGAGCCACCCTCCCGCAAGTGAAGCCTTTGTTGCGTCTGAGTTCGGAAGACTATGGCCCGAAGACACTCCCACCAAGACTGAATACCGAGGGCTGGTGACAAAGTACGTTGCCGGCTGAGGTCTTGGCTTTACTTCTGAAAATGCTGTCTAACGGGCGCATGACCAAGGGCTCGACGCGCTACAAGTTCGACTGTATCGGTGTAGCCTTACTGCTGAGCTACACGCCCGCGGATTCCAGCAAAGGCCTTTGCTTCAATAATAAGTCGAAGCCCTCGGCGGCAATCAACTTTGTCACCTGGCCTTGTACGGTGCCTTGCACGATAACGAATCAATACATCTACGGGCTACCTTGGCACACTTTTGACTTTGTTCTTCGCTGCCTCTTGCGAGAGCCGCTCTACTTCCACAGACGATTCGACGCTATCATTCCGCGCGATACCCTACAAGTTCTTGATCGCCCTTAGATACGTCTTCCCCGTCTCAGAAAGCTTTCCACTCGAGGTGGTCAACGGCCACACCTTGCCCAAGCCATTCCCGTTACTAGCACCAAAGCCCACAATATCGCTCTGGCTATTGAAGTACTTCACCGCATCATTGATGAAATTGTTGATCTCATTCTGGTCCGTGCACGGATTGAACCTGCCCTGGTCATGAACACAGGCAAACTCGTTGACGAAGATGGGCTTGCCGTACTTGCGGTAATGCTCCACGTCGGCTTTGATTCCGGCCAGATCTGGCTTGTTGACGTGGATGCTGGTGATGTCCCAGTCGCGGTTGAGCTTGGCTTTGAAGGGGGTGAGGAAGTCCTCGTCTTTTTGCTTGCACATGCTGGGGGAGCCGAGGGTGGTGCCTTTGTTGGCGACGGGCACGATGAGGTTGTTCCAGTTGTTGGCGGCTGCTTGGATTGTCATTTCGCTGCTGTCGGGGCAGGAGCAGTCTGGGGTCTGTTAGAGTGGTCAAGGATTGGGTGGATGTTAACTTGCCAGGCTCGTAGAAGCCGAACATGAGCGATGGAGTGCTCTTGGCGACTGTGTccttgaacttctgcagACAGGCTGCAGTCACTTCGCAGTGGGAACCCTTTCCGCCCCATAGCATGGGTACGCCCTTGACATTGCCAGCCTGGGGTGTCTGGGTTGTAATCTGAGTACCAGCCAATGTATGGCGAGAGGGAAGCGAACGCCTGGGTGTTTTGGAAGCCTGGATAGCCTGAGATTCCGACTCTTTTCGGCACAATAGCAGCACTGGTGAGCCCAGTCACGGCCACGAGGATTGTTAACAGATGTTGCATTGTTGCGAGGTGAATATGGGGTATATTCAACTTCCTACCGTGTGGCTTGAGGCATGTTATATATTCGACTGTGAACCACAATATGGCTCGGGTTGCCATATTGAGATATGCTTGCGGGAACATAAAGGTGAGCACATACGAGAAGGCAGTTTCGTGCTAGGTAATCGTGCAGTACATGGTGGGTTCTCTATCCTCTCTTACGAGGGAGTGGAGCATGATGCTGTTCTTGCAATAACGACGACGGGGTTAAGATCGCGTCCCCTGGTTCATACCTGTAGTGCAGATGCAGGCTCATGAGGATGATGCATATGAAGTTTTGTTGATGAGGAATGAAACAGGAACGACCACAGCACTCAGCGAGCCAAGGAAGTTCAAAAGCACGGTCCAGGTCACATGATGTTCCGATTTTCTTTCCTCTCATCGTTAGCGCTGGTCCAAACTATCAAGCAAGCACACTCAAACAACATGGGACTACCACTTACGGCAAGCCGTGTGGCACATCTCATCGCGCCCTGAACTTAATGCTGTCGACATCAGGATCTTCAAAATGGAGTCAAAGCGAGCATGAGACGGGACGTACGTCCGAGGCAAACCTCGGGCAACCACAAC
Above is a window of Fulvia fulva chromosome 6, complete sequence DNA encoding:
- a CDS encoding Low-affinity potassium transport protein; its protein translation is MSTTLERPPTSNSRFEEGHPQHTWYHDAFAPIIEVWLWLKSIVPTRLKLKWPKFNFIAVHYGYMIGMTAFFSILLFGNHPKGIGMQYIDALFFAAGAATQSGLNTIDVNNLSTYNQVVIMLGCCLCTPVFINTIVVLVRLYWFEKRFEHIVKEARAVKKSGTISRTKSQMRGDKEKDPGALEVGSVRQKPIEVLKNTLQFSADTSKDPKKQEEARRFREKMGLQASDGSTDATPQESQSGSSSSNTGEPSDSNETIGVPEISVRKASRGMSIEMPPAPIDFERPQTPRTPQSPFMGLNPRLNRDREITFADEVNTGRQSPELARIPEHRDISRHIEFLERQNQKRNEAGALRIPGPRERDAGEDVKQLEEDRELRRLRTNLSNAESARSRSVDAHSEISHDDRPVRRGITIDEPEHPAHRDRNDDDATFTKDDPRAGGLSKRRSNRGFNLSDAPRTLSRSLTQFTNGRKDEDPMPYLSWSATTGRNSAFLGLTQEQREELGGIEYRSLKTLAMILVCYYVGFHTLGMLVFLPWMAAGHYADVVTAADQNPLWWGIFTPASMFNDLGFTLTPDSMVSFQTSVLTLLFGSFLIIIGNTGFPCMLRFIIWFLAKFVASHGSPWWEELRFLLDHPRRCFTLLFPSKATWWLFWVLVGLNVIDLIFFVILDLDEAAVTSLPVGLRILNGWFQAVSTRTAGFASVSLADLHAAIQVSYLIMMYISVFPIAISVRRTNVYEEKSLGIFGGEEDAGDGDQSYVSQHLRRQLSFDLWYIFLGLFIIAIVEGDRIANTNQPAFTTFSVLFEIVSAYGTVGLSLGYPDYTPSFSGQFKTLSKLIIVAMMIRGRHRGLPYALDRAILLPSEKLQQKEAAEAERQMLRRPSTFAEGHHAFTRSKTWEDGELDKWGLPAQHAAADQAMTADSGSDPEHAGLRQTNTGRTNTSQQGGKPHQRVRSLSKAILSGLNPAPTFNSKWD